The Orcinus orca chromosome 4, mOrcOrc1.1, whole genome shotgun sequence genome includes a region encoding these proteins:
- the LOC117198183 gene encoding transcription initiation factor TFIID subunit 13-like, with product MIQALAAGMADEEEDPTFEEENEEIGGGAEGGQGKRKRLFCKELQCMMYGFGDDQNPYTESVDILEDLVIEFITEMTHKAMSIGRQGRVQVEDIVFLIRKDPRKFARVKDLLTMNEELKRARKAFDELWILTFFVLSEVSLFSGEIIFNNYIFHSKVLISSHVNEK from the coding sequence atgatacaggcCCTGGCTGCTGGGATGGCAGATGAAGAAGAAGACCCCACCtttgaggaagaaaatgaagaaattgggGGAGGTGCAGAAGGTGGACAGGGTAAAAGAAAGAGACTTTTTTGTAAAGAATTACAGTGTATGATGTATGGGTTTGGGGATGACCAGAATCCTTATACTGAGTCAGTAGATATTCTTGAAGACCTTGTCATAGAGTTCATCACCGAAATGACTCACAAGGCAATGTCAATTGGAAGACAAGGTCGGGTACAAGTTGAAGATATCGTCTTCTTGATTCGAAAGGACCCAAGAAAGTTTGCTAGGGTTAAAGACTTGCTTACTATGAATGAAGAATTGAAACGAGCTAGAAAAGCATTTGATGAACTATGGATCTTGACATTTTTTGTACTTTCTgaagtttcattattttctggGGAAATCatatttaataactatattttccacaGTAAGGTTCTGATATCTAGCCATGTGAATGAAAAATAG